One Frankia alni ACN14a DNA window includes the following coding sequences:
- a CDS encoding LLM class flavin-dependent oxidoreductase, protein MSVADDVLPLAVLDFVGIEHGESPSAAIAGAVSVAQAVEAAGYRRYWVSEHHNMTSLACSAPELLTAHVGAHTSRIRVGAAGIMLPNHAPFKVAETFRTLLAMYPGRIDLALGRAPGTDPLTAHVLRRGVAGDPGAEFPGQVGELLAFLGDGFPAGHPYAQLVAAPLVEERPELFVLGSSPYGPRFAAVNGLSAVFAHHMSPDLAVEALRAYRREFTARTDGATPYAAMSVLAFASDDEEAIGEFEAAWTLMIQNITRGIREPLRPDDIRAFARSPQFRAARGDDGRMVTGAPKSVAGRLLELKQEAQVDEIVVVTPNLDRDRRRDSFAALADAWRQLA, encoded by the coding sequence GTGAGTGTTGCTGACGACGTCCTTCCGCTGGCCGTTCTCGACTTCGTCGGGATCGAGCACGGCGAGAGCCCGAGCGCCGCGATCGCCGGCGCGGTGAGCGTCGCCCAGGCCGTCGAGGCGGCCGGTTACCGGCGGTACTGGGTCTCCGAGCACCACAACATGACCAGCCTGGCGTGCAGCGCCCCGGAGCTGCTGACGGCCCACGTCGGCGCGCACACGTCCCGCATCCGGGTGGGCGCGGCCGGCATCATGCTGCCCAACCACGCGCCGTTCAAGGTCGCCGAGACGTTCCGGACGCTGCTGGCGATGTACCCGGGGCGGATCGACCTCGCGCTCGGTCGGGCCCCGGGAACCGACCCGCTGACGGCCCACGTGCTGCGCCGGGGGGTGGCAGGCGACCCGGGCGCGGAGTTCCCCGGGCAGGTCGGCGAGCTGTTGGCGTTCCTCGGTGACGGCTTCCCCGCCGGCCATCCCTACGCGCAGCTCGTGGCCGCGCCGCTGGTCGAGGAGCGGCCCGAGCTGTTCGTGCTGGGGTCGAGCCCGTACGGCCCGCGCTTCGCCGCCGTCAACGGCCTGAGCGCGGTGTTCGCGCACCACATGAGCCCGGATCTCGCCGTGGAGGCGCTGCGGGCCTACCGGCGCGAGTTCACCGCGCGCACCGACGGCGCGACGCCGTACGCGGCGATGTCCGTGCTGGCCTTCGCCAGCGACGACGAGGAGGCGATCGGCGAGTTCGAGGCCGCCTGGACCCTGATGATCCAGAACATCACCCGCGGGATCCGCGAGCCGCTGCGCCCCGACGACATCCGCGCGTTCGCCCGCTCGCCCCAGTTCCGCGCGGCCCGCGGTGACGACGGCCGGATGGTGACCGGTGCGCCGAAGTCCGTCGCGGGGCGGCTGCTGGAGCTCAAGCAGGAAGCCCAGGTCGACGAGATCGTCGTCGTCACCCCGAACCTCGACCGGGACCGCCGCCGGGACAGCTTCGCCGCCCTCGCCGACGCCTGGCGCCAGCTCGCCTGA
- a CDS encoding nitroreductase/quinone reductase family protein — protein MSRKTFTAQDIEDYITEYRATGGKPTGRFAGPTRLLLHSGHDADGTPHIVPLSYFADADADRCVVLAINDGLDEDPRWLRHLRAHPEVTAEIGSDTVRLTATEILGEERDAIYARHAETFPILLEFQSATTRVIPVVALTPTGGA, from the coding sequence ATGAGCAGGAAGACCTTCACCGCCCAGGACATCGAGGACTACATCACCGAGTACCGGGCCACCGGCGGCAAGCCGACCGGCAGGTTCGCGGGGCCCACCCGGCTGCTGCTGCACAGCGGCCACGATGCCGACGGCACGCCGCACATCGTGCCGTTGAGCTACTTCGCCGACGCCGACGCCGACCGTTGCGTCGTGCTGGCCATCAACGACGGGCTCGACGAGGATCCGCGGTGGCTGCGGCACCTGCGCGCGCACCCGGAGGTCACCGCCGAGATCGGCAGCGACACCGTCCGGCTGACGGCCACGGAGATCCTCGGTGAGGAGCGCGACGCCATCTACGCGCGCCACGCCGAGACGTTCCCGATCCTGCTGGAGTTCCAGTCGGCGACGACCCGGGTCATCCCGGTCGTCGCGCTCACCCCGACCGGCGGCGCCTGA
- a CDS encoding SDR family NAD(P)-dependent oxidoreductase: protein MSAQRLSGKVALITGGTRGIGREFVERFAREGASVVFTGRSVDAGSQIEQEAKARGENVTFAAGSAASEDDVRAAVELAVSTYGSLTTVVNNAAATHLTGPGRPDTKVADVSTEVFDEIVRIGLYGTFWAAKYAIPHLIAAGGGAIINISAASSVLSITGRPSYQSSKGAINSLTRQIAVDYGQYGIRSNAIIVGFTNTGGEEMTKMVANEALMAPVRKTIMLPRLGLSSDIASGAVFLASDEGSFITGVLLPIDGGLTCHLEMPDTASAAALGD from the coding sequence ATGAGTGCGCAGCGCCTGTCCGGCAAGGTCGCCCTCATCACGGGCGGCACGCGGGGCATCGGCCGGGAGTTCGTCGAGCGGTTCGCCCGGGAGGGCGCGTCCGTCGTCTTCACCGGCCGCTCGGTGGACGCCGGCTCGCAGATCGAGCAGGAGGCGAAGGCCCGCGGGGAGAACGTCACGTTCGCCGCCGGCAGCGCGGCGTCGGAGGACGACGTCCGCGCGGCGGTCGAGCTGGCGGTGTCGACCTACGGTTCGCTGACGACCGTCGTCAACAACGCGGCGGCGACGCACCTCACCGGGCCGGGACGGCCCGACACCAAGGTCGCCGACGTCAGCACCGAGGTCTTCGACGAGATCGTCCGCATCGGCCTGTACGGGACGTTCTGGGCGGCGAAGTACGCCATCCCGCACCTCATCGCGGCGGGCGGCGGCGCGATCATCAACATCTCGGCGGCCTCCAGCGTCCTGTCGATCACCGGGCGGCCGAGCTACCAGTCCTCCAAGGGTGCGATCAACTCGCTGACCCGGCAGATCGCGGTCGACTACGGCCAGTACGGCATCCGCTCGAACGCCATCATCGTCGGCTTCACGAACACCGGCGGCGAGGAGATGACGAAGATGGTCGCGAACGAGGCGCTGATGGCGCCCGTCCGCAAGACGATCATGTTGCCTCGGCTTGGCCTGTCCAGCGACATCGCGAGCGGAGCGGTGTTCCTCGCCTCCGACGAGGGCTCGTTCATCACCGGCGTCCTGCTGCCGATCGACGGCGGACTCACGTGCCACCTGGAGATGCCCGACACGGCGAGCGCCGCCGCCCTCGGCGACTGA
- a CDS encoding dihydrodipicolinate reductase, with amino-acid sequence MALRVVVGYTGGVGSTVVRLVQGNPAFELVGVLVHSEDKDGKDAGDIVGIAPTGVIATRDVDALIGLKADVLAWHGIDWQPELIARFMRAGTSVYSSHGGWFLPSEPSYDLIQAAGEEGGSALIAGGNIPGLISDVLPLFATGYSADVTYVRAWQKDHVPHYPSAFQLGEFLGFGQEIPEKVDLDGELSFADASWQWCIGQSAQIVARALGIPYDGTKLTKKEFGAAPEDLTLQPSGLHIPKGHVAGARWTLTAYSNGKPFYELVNEQSAVLGLGDDWRQDDDEPNWRVVVEGSPSIELQFGLPGSHDGPDHVAALNAARAVACLPGVAATQKTGWVTVLDLPAPVGVVSGALQS; translated from the coding sequence AAGCACGGTGGTCCGGCTCGTGCAGGGCAACCCGGCGTTCGAACTCGTCGGTGTTCTCGTGCACAGCGAGGACAAGGATGGTAAGGACGCCGGCGACATCGTCGGGATCGCCCCCACGGGCGTCATCGCCACCCGCGACGTCGACGCGCTGATCGGGCTGAAGGCGGACGTCCTCGCCTGGCACGGCATCGACTGGCAGCCGGAGCTGATCGCGCGGTTCATGCGCGCGGGCACCAGCGTCTACTCCAGTCACGGCGGCTGGTTCCTGCCGAGCGAACCCTCGTACGACCTGATTCAGGCCGCGGGCGAGGAGGGCGGCTCCGCCCTGATCGCCGGCGGCAACATCCCCGGCCTGATCAGCGACGTCCTGCCGCTGTTCGCCACCGGCTACAGCGCCGACGTGACGTACGTGCGCGCCTGGCAGAAGGACCACGTCCCGCACTACCCGTCGGCCTTCCAGCTCGGCGAGTTCCTCGGCTTCGGCCAGGAGATCCCCGAGAAGGTGGACCTCGACGGCGAGCTTTCCTTCGCCGACGCGTCCTGGCAGTGGTGCATCGGCCAGTCCGCGCAGATCGTCGCCCGGGCCCTCGGCATTCCGTACGACGGCACCAAGCTGACGAAGAAGGAGTTCGGCGCGGCGCCGGAGGACCTCACGCTGCAGCCCAGCGGCCTTCACATCCCGAAGGGGCACGTCGCCGGGGCCCGGTGGACGCTGACCGCCTACTCCAACGGCAAGCCGTTCTACGAGCTCGTCAACGAGCAGAGCGCGGTGCTCGGCCTCGGCGACGACTGGCGCCAGGACGACGACGAGCCCAACTGGCGCGTCGTCGTCGAGGGCAGCCCGTCGATCGAGCTGCAGTTCGGCCTGCCCGGTTCGCACGACGGTCCGGACCACGTCGCCGCCCTCAACGCCGCGCGCGCGGTCGCCTGCCTGCCCGGCGTCGCCGCCACGCAGAAGACCGGCTGGGTCACGGTGCTCGACCTGCCCGCGCCGGTCGGCGTGGTGTCCGGGGCGCTGCAGTCATGA